In a single window of the Dysgonomonas mossii genome:
- a CDS encoding class I SAM-dependent methyltransferase — translation MANKKPYDNFINIPFTSDNLDRYLMRSYIFNVVKNTLPSLKGTLLDVGCGKMPYKKYILENSEVNTYIGLDIETAMEYDTIIKPDYTWDGKEMPFKDESYDTLLATEVLEHCPTPELVLKEMYRVLKKDGYILLTVPFLWPLHETPHDEYRYTPFALHRLLEDVGFRNIEVKSSGGWHASMAQMLGLWVKRSGISSQKQKILSKILKPIIKFLIKKDTVPTNFYEGLMIPNLFATATK, via the coding sequence ATGGCAAATAAGAAACCATACGATAATTTTATTAATATTCCTTTTACCTCAGATAATTTGGATAGATATTTAATGCGTAGCTATATTTTTAATGTAGTTAAAAATACTTTACCATCATTAAAGGGTACCTTATTGGATGTAGGATGTGGTAAAATGCCATATAAGAAGTATATATTAGAAAATAGTGAAGTGAATACATATATAGGCCTTGATATAGAGACTGCTATGGAATACGACACTATAATAAAACCTGACTATACATGGGATGGCAAAGAAATGCCATTTAAGGATGAGAGTTATGATACACTTTTAGCTACAGAAGTGTTAGAACACTGCCCTACGCCTGAGCTAGTATTGAAAGAAATGTACAGGGTATTGAAAAAAGATGGATATATTCTGCTGACTGTTCCCTTCTTATGGCCACTACATGAAACACCACATGATGAATATAGATACACTCCGTTTGCTTTACATCGGCTCTTAGAAGATGTCGGATTCAGAAATATTGAAGTTAAATCTAGTGGAGGATGGCATGCAAGTATGGCACAAATGTTAGGATTATGGGTCAAAAGAAGTGGTATTTCTAGTCAAAAACAAAAAATCCTGTCGAAGATTCTAAAACCAATCATAAAATTTTTAATTAAAAAAGATACTGTACCTACGAATTTCTACGAAGGACTGATGATCCCTAATTTATTTGCCACAGCTACAAAATAA